In Clostridium sp. DL-VIII, the following proteins share a genomic window:
- a CDS encoding multicopper oxidase, producing the protein MKCTDVPVQKIDPSKPDTIPKFIDRLQIPEVAKPVDWIGKAAYYEIHMIQAYHKFHSSFPFTRVWGYEGRYPGPTIETMKDKTIYVKWINSLPYKHLLPIDHTLHGAIDTPDVRTVVHVHGANIEPHSDGYPEAWYTQNYSITGPSFTRKIYEYTNHQQSTTLWYHDHSMGITRLNVYAGLAGFYLIRDPQEKRLHLPGGIYEIPMMIQDKSFNADGSLFYPDTPPFPVPVKPSIVPGFLGNTIVVNGKVWPYLNVEPRKYRFRILNASNRRDYNLSLSNNSEFYQIGTDGGLLHHTAKISSFILYPAERIDIVIDFSKFKGEEITLLNANTDPNLSVVMRFKVTLPLKSKDTSEVPEELYPFTHIDEEMATNVRDLPLNVSTDHYGRPMLLLNNRMWSDPATEKPELDSIEIWNLINPVANLSHPIHVHLVQFKILDRRPFDIQKYQTDGKIEYTGPAEAPLPFEQGWKDVVRADGGKVTRIIMHFKDHAGDFVWHCHFLEHEDHDMMRPLKVIKDSFSIN; encoded by the coding sequence ATGAAATGTACTGACGTACCTGTACAAAAAATTGATCCATCTAAACCAGATACAATTCCAAAATTTATAGATAGACTACAAATTCCAGAAGTTGCTAAACCAGTTGACTGGATTGGAAAAGCTGCATATTATGAAATTCATATGATACAAGCATATCATAAATTTCACAGCTCATTCCCTTTTACCAGAGTTTGGGGATATGAAGGCCGTTATCCAGGGCCAACTATTGAAACTATGAAGGATAAGACCATTTATGTAAAATGGATCAATAGCCTGCCTTATAAGCATCTTCTTCCAATAGATCATACTCTTCATGGAGCTATTGATACACCTGATGTAAGAACTGTGGTTCATGTACATGGTGCTAATATAGAACCTCATAGTGATGGCTATCCAGAAGCTTGGTATACTCAGAACTATTCGATTACCGGGCCATCATTTACTCGGAAAATATATGAATATACCAATCATCAACAATCCACTACACTATGGTATCATGATCACAGCATGGGAATAACAAGACTAAATGTATATGCTGGACTTGCTGGTTTTTATTTAATTAGAGATCCTCAGGAAAAAAGATTACATTTACCAGGAGGAATCTATGAAATACCAATGATGATACAAGACAAATCATTTAATGCTGATGGTTCATTATTTTATCCTGATACCCCTCCATTTCCTGTACCTGTTAAACCGTCAATAGTGCCAGGATTTTTAGGTAATACAATAGTAGTGAATGGTAAGGTGTGGCCTTATTTAAATGTTGAGCCTAGAAAATATAGATTTAGAATATTAAATGCTTCCAATAGACGAGATTATAACCTAAGCCTATCCAATAATTCTGAATTCTATCAAATTGGTACAGACGGAGGGCTTTTACACCACACAGCTAAAATATCTTCCTTCATCCTATATCCAGCTGAGAGAATAGATATTGTAATAGATTTTTCAAAATTTAAAGGTGAAGAAATAACTCTTCTAAATGCAAACACTGATCCTAATTTGTCAGTAGTAATGAGGTTTAAAGTAACACTTCCTCTAAAATCTAAGGACACTAGTGAAGTTCCAGAAGAATTATATCCTTTTACTCATATAGATGAAGAAATGGCTACAAATGTTCGTGATCTACCTTTAAATGTATCTACTGATCATTATGGTAGGCCAATGCTTTTACTAAACAATAGAATGTGGTCAGATCCTGCTACAGAAAAACCTGAACTAGATAGCATAGAAATATGGAATTTAATTAATCCTGTTGCGAACCTTTCACATCCTATTCATGTTCACTTAGTTCAATTTAAGATACTAGACAGAAGACCTTTTGATATTCAGAAATATCAAACTGATGGTAAGATCGAATATACTGGTCCAGCTGAAGCCCCTCTACCTTTCGAGCAGGGGTGGAAGGACGTTGTCAGAGCTGATGGTGGAAAAGTCACACGAATTATTATGCACTTTAAAGACCATGCAGGCGACTTTGTATGGCACTGTCACTTTCTCGAACATGAAGATCACGATATGATGAGGCCTCTTAAAGTAATAAAAGATTCCTTTTCTATAAATTAG
- a CDS encoding S-ribosylhomocysteine lyase, with amino-acid sequence MEKIASFTINHLELLPGVYVSRQDKFGDTVLTTFDIRMTRPNFEPVMNTAEMHAIEHLAATFLRNHKVYADKTVYFGPMGCRTGFYLILHGDYKSKDIVPLLTELYKFMADFEGDIPGASAKDCGNYLDMNLPMAKYLANKFLNEILLNIKEENLNYPA; translated from the coding sequence ATGGAAAAAATAGCAAGTTTTACAATTAATCATTTGGAATTACTTCCAGGTGTATATGTTTCAAGACAAGATAAGTTTGGGGATACAGTTCTTACAACCTTTGATATAAGAATGACTAGACCTAATTTTGAACCAGTTATGAATACAGCAGAAATGCATGCAATTGAGCATTTAGCTGCTACTTTCTTAAGAAATCATAAAGTTTATGCAGATAAAACTGTTTACTTTGGACCTATGGGATGTAGGACAGGCTTCTATTTGATTTTACATGGTGATTATAAATCAAAAGATATAGTTCCTCTTCTTACAGAATTATATAAATTTATGGCCGATTTTGAAGGCGATATTCCTGGTGCTTCTGCTAAAGATTGCGGTAACTATTTAGACATGAATCTGCCAATGGCTAAATATTTAGCAAACAAATTTCTTAACGAAATTTTATTAAACATAAAAGAAGAAAATTTAAATTATCCAGCCTAA
- a CDS encoding MraY family glycosyltransferase — MNYILAMVVSLLGALITMPFLMKLANKVQFTDKPNKRKQHKMPTPLCGGIALYIGFFISYFMFYKDEDHPYKQVTVLVAATMILLIGLIDDWYKTKGKEFAIFPRLVIQLLSAILVFKANIFFGGFTNPFTSSYIEFSPVVKFILTITWIFGVTTVINWSDGMDGLAGGLSLISAATFFAAAIILNQDESAVVSIMLVGTILGFLYYNKFPAKVFMGDSGANFLGFILSITALEGAFKQATVLSLFIPILALAVPIFDNLFVIFKRFSEGKPVYQADRSQIHFRLEEKGFTTVQVVKYIMLISLTFSILSIILLLVKK; from the coding sequence ATGAATTATATTTTAGCAATGGTAGTATCTCTTTTAGGAGCATTAATTACCATGCCTTTTCTTATGAAGCTAGCTAATAAAGTACAGTTTACGGATAAGCCTAATAAAAGAAAACAGCATAAAATGCCAACACCATTATGCGGAGGTATAGCTTTATACATTGGATTTTTTATATCATATTTTATGTTTTATAAAGACGAAGATCACCCATACAAGCAAGTAACAGTGCTTGTTGCAGCTACTATGATATTATTAATAGGATTAATTGATGATTGGTATAAGACAAAGGGAAAGGAATTTGCCATATTTCCTAGGCTTGTTATTCAATTGTTATCTGCAATTTTAGTATTTAAAGCAAACATTTTTTTTGGAGGATTTACAAATCCATTTACAAGTTCTTATATAGAATTTAGTCCAGTAGTGAAATTTATACTTACGATAACCTGGATATTTGGAGTTACCACTGTAATTAATTGGTCTGATGGAATGGATGGGTTAGCAGGAGGTTTATCCTTAATATCAGCAGCAACTTTTTTTGCAGCAGCAATAATATTAAATCAAGATGAATCAGCAGTAGTATCTATAATGCTTGTGGGAACTATTTTGGGATTTCTATATTATAATAAATTCCCTGCAAAAGTGTTTATGGGGGATTCAGGAGCAAATTTTTTAGGATTTATTTTAAGTATCACAGCATTAGAAGGGGCATTTAAGCAGGCAACTGTTTTAAGTTTGTTTATACCAATATTAGCGTTAGCAGTACCGATTTTTGATAATTTATTTGTTATATTTAAAAGATTTTCTGAAGGGAAACCAGTTTATCAGGCAGATAGAAGTCAAATACATTTTAGACTAGAAGAAAAAGGCTTTACTACTGTTCAAGTTGTTAAATACATAATGTTAATCAGCTTAACTTTTAGTATATTATCCATAATTTTATTATTAGTTAAGAAGTAA
- a CDS encoding vitamin B12 dependent-methionine synthase activation domain-containing protein produces the protein MESLKLDINREEVLRYLGYKGQDIDKNISIMIHECREEIKKIIMPRVVYSYNDIRQDDEGVEVITTNLILKGKDIREHLKNSKQCVLMAVTLGNEIERKTRLYEKTNLTRALILDACATTAVEEVCDIVEINIKEKAIQEGMDITFRYSPGYGDLPLDVQNNFLRSLDAQRKIGLTVSENNLLFPRKSVTAIIGIIDNGIKKKKKSCKECNNYENCSFRREGENCGA, from the coding sequence ATAGAATCTTTGAAATTAGATATAAATAGGGAAGAAGTTCTTAGGTATCTTGGCTATAAGGGACAGGATATAGATAAAAACATTAGTATAATGATTCATGAATGCAGAGAGGAAATCAAAAAGATAATTATGCCTAGAGTTGTGTATAGTTATAATGATATAAGGCAAGACGATGAAGGCGTAGAAGTTATTACTACTAATTTGATTTTGAAAGGAAAGGATATACGGGAACATTTAAAAAATTCGAAACAATGCGTACTTATGGCTGTAACATTAGGAAATGAAATTGAAAGGAAAACTAGATTGTATGAGAAAACTAATTTAACAAGAGCGCTTATATTAGATGCTTGTGCTACAACTGCAGTTGAAGAAGTTTGCGATATAGTAGAGATCAATATAAAGGAAAAAGCTATTCAAGAAGGTATGGATATAACTTTTAGGTATAGTCCAGGCTATGGAGATTTACCCTTAGATGTACAAAATAATTTTTTAAGGTCATTAGATGCTCAAAGGAAAATAGGACTTACTGTATCTGAAAATAATTTGTTGTTTCCTAGAAAATCTGTTACGGCTATAATAGGAATAATTGATAATGGAATTAAAAAGAAAAAGAAGAGCTGCAAAGAATGTAATAACTATGAGAATTGCAGCTTTAGAAGAGAGGGAGAAAACTGTGGGGCTTAA
- a CDS encoding homocysteine S-methyltransferase family protein has protein sequence MGLKEYIKDNILIFDGAMGTMLQKKGLKLGENPELLNIKEPYIIEEIHKEYINSGANVITTNTFGANELKLKLCNLEVEDAVDAAVKIAKRAKGDSNTYIALDIGPIGELLEPMGTLGFDRAYEIFKRQVIQGTKSGVDIILIETMTDLYELKAAILAAKENSDLPVFCTMTFEENLRTFTGCSPEAMVLVLEGLGVDALGVNCSLGPKQLKPVIEEICSIAHIPVMVQPNAGLPTLSIGNETRYDVTKEEFADTLCGFIDSGVRIIGGCCGTTPEYIKELSNTVKEKKIIPITREHYAAICTPSKVVRIDGVRIIGERINPTGKKIFKEALKNGDLDYILSQAVSQIEAGAHILDVNVGLPEIDEPSMMHKVIKEIQGIIDTPLQIDSSDHKAIETGLRYYNGKPILNSVNGEDAVLDKILPLVKKYGASVVGLTLDERGIPAKAEERFEIAKKIINKAAEYGIKKEDVFIDCLVLTVSAQQEEVQETLKAVRMVKEKLGVKTVLGVSNISFGLPNRELINETFLALALANGLDLPIINPNAKGMTRVIDSYNVLYNYDKGAESYINNYANVEVLTEVTAKGTTKNNLSANSNANTDHDLKYIVIKGLKEEAKQATIELLKSKKELEIVNEYLIPALDEVGSKYEKGELFLPQLIQSAETVKNAFSILKTEIAKSNTKSISKGKIIVATVKGDIHDIGKNIVKVILENYGYEMIDLGKDVPIKTVVEEAKNHEVSLIGLSALMTTTLKSMEETIKALREDGYNGKIFVGGAVLTKDTAERIGADFYAKDAKESVEIARKVLL, from the coding sequence GTGGGGCTTAAAGAATATATAAAGGATAACATATTAATTTTTGATGGAGCAATGGGAACAATGCTTCAAAAAAAAGGTTTAAAACTTGGAGAAAATCCGGAACTTTTAAATATAAAGGAGCCATATATTATAGAGGAAATTCATAAAGAGTATATAAATAGTGGAGCAAATGTGATAACAACAAATACTTTTGGTGCCAATGAACTTAAGCTTAAACTCTGCAATTTAGAAGTTGAAGATGCAGTAGATGCAGCAGTAAAGATTGCTAAAAGAGCTAAAGGTGACAGCAATACATATATTGCTTTAGATATTGGTCCGATAGGTGAACTTTTAGAGCCTATGGGTACTCTAGGTTTTGATAGAGCATATGAGATTTTCAAGCGCCAGGTAATTCAAGGAACTAAATCAGGGGTAGATATAATCCTGATTGAAACAATGACTGATTTATATGAGCTTAAAGCAGCAATACTTGCAGCCAAGGAAAACTCAGATTTACCTGTGTTTTGTACTATGACCTTTGAAGAAAACCTAAGAACTTTTACAGGGTGCTCCCCAGAAGCTATGGTGCTTGTCTTGGAAGGCTTAGGAGTTGATGCACTTGGGGTTAACTGCTCTCTTGGACCAAAACAATTAAAACCTGTAATTGAGGAAATATGCAGTATAGCCCATATACCAGTAATGGTTCAGCCAAATGCAGGACTTCCGACATTATCAATAGGAAATGAGACAAGATATGATGTTACTAAAGAAGAATTCGCAGATACTTTATGCGGTTTTATAGATTCTGGTGTTAGAATTATTGGAGGATGTTGCGGAACAACTCCAGAGTATATTAAGGAATTATCAAATACAGTCAAAGAGAAAAAAATCATTCCTATTACAAGAGAGCACTACGCTGCAATTTGTACACCATCGAAAGTTGTAAGAATAGATGGGGTTAGAATTATTGGCGAAAGAATCAATCCAACTGGAAAGAAGATATTTAAAGAGGCATTAAAAAATGGTGATTTAGATTATATTTTAAGTCAAGCCGTTTCACAAATTGAAGCTGGGGCACATATTTTAGATGTTAATGTAGGACTTCCTGAAATTGATGAACCAAGTATGATGCATAAAGTTATAAAAGAAATACAAGGTATTATAGATACACCGCTTCAAATTGATTCTTCTGACCATAAAGCTATAGAAACTGGGCTTAGATATTATAATGGAAAGCCAATTTTAAATTCTGTAAATGGTGAAGATGCTGTCTTAGATAAAATACTTCCTTTAGTTAAAAAATATGGAGCAAGTGTTGTAGGATTAACTTTAGATGAAAGAGGAATTCCAGCAAAAGCAGAAGAAAGATTTGAGATTGCAAAAAAAATAATAAATAAGGCAGCAGAATATGGAATAAAAAAAGAGGATGTATTTATAGATTGTTTAGTACTCACAGTATCAGCTCAGCAGGAAGAAGTTCAGGAAACCCTAAAAGCTGTAAGAATGGTTAAAGAAAAATTAGGGGTTAAAACAGTACTTGGAGTTTCGAATATATCTTTTGGACTTCCAAATAGAGAGTTGATAAATGAAACATTTTTAGCGTTAGCTCTTGCAAATGGCTTGGACTTACCAATAATTAATCCTAATGCAAAGGGAATGACTAGAGTTATTGATTCTTACAATGTTTTATATAATTATGATAAAGGTGCTGAAAGCTATATAAATAATTATGCCAATGTAGAAGTATTAACAGAAGTTACTGCTAAAGGAACGACAAAGAATAATCTAAGTGCTAATAGTAATGCAAATACGGATCATGATTTAAAATATATTGTTATTAAAGGCTTAAAAGAGGAAGCTAAGCAGGCTACTATAGAGCTTTTAAAGAGCAAAAAAGAGCTTGAAATAGTTAATGAATATTTGATTCCAGCTTTAGACGAAGTAGGAAGTAAATATGAGAAAGGTGAATTATTTTTACCGCAGTTAATACAATCAGCCGAAACTGTAAAAAATGCATTCAGTATTTTAAAGACAGAAATAGCCAAAAGTAATACGAAGAGTATCTCAAAAGGAAAAATTATAGTGGCGACAGTAAAAGGTGACATTCACGATATTGGAAAGAATATAGTAAAAGTTATTTTGGAGAACTATGGTTATGAAATGATAGATTTAGGAAAAGATGTCCCAATTAAAACTGTTGTAGAAGAAGCTAAAAACCATGAAGTTTCTTTAATTGGATTAAGTGCACTTATGACGACAACCCTTAAGAGCATGGAAGAAACAATAAAAGCATTAAGGGAAGATGGCTACAATGGAAAGATATTTGTTGGAGGGGCGGTATTAACTAAAGATACGGCAGAAAGAATAGGAGCTGATTTTTATGCAAAAGATGCAAAAGAATCAGTTGAAATTGCGAGAAAAGTATTATTATAA
- a CDS encoding CD3324 family protein, with translation MKYRKAEMILPDDLVKEIQKYIQGEYIYVPTQAEKRKKWGENSGSRVYIRNRNAEIRNKHKSGYKIQDLSEEFFLSLESIRKIIYSKNK, from the coding sequence GTGAAATATAGAAAAGCTGAAATGATTTTACCAGATGATTTGGTTAAGGAAATTCAAAAATATATTCAAGGTGAATATATATATGTTCCTACTCAAGCAGAAAAGAGAAAAAAGTGGGGTGAAAATTCAGGAAGTAGGGTGTATATAAGAAATAGAAATGCTGAAATAAGAAATAAACATAAATCTGGTTATAAAATTCAAGATTTATCTGAAGAGTTTTTTCTTTCTTTGGAAAGTATAAGGAAAATTATATATTCAAAGAATAAATAA
- a CDS encoding alpha/beta hydrolase, which yields MKCKIRDIYINYEVIGEGKPIIMIHGYYPDHRLMTGCMEPLFKDESNYKRIYIDLPGMGKSESADWISNSDIMLDVVIEFIEKAVPNEKFLLVGESYGGYISRGIIYKMQDRIDGVALICPLIIPEYKDRNVPEHVVLVKDSELLSRLTSDEAEDFENNVVVQNEKIYKRYKEEIMCGVEIANSEFLQNIMKNGGYGFSFDVDKLSVIYDKPSVILLGRQDDCVGYKDAWKLLDSFPRAAFAVLDKAGHNLQIEQEDLFNLLVKEWLIRVKEM from the coding sequence ATGAAGTGCAAGATAAGAGATATATACATAAATTATGAAGTAATAGGAGAAGGAAAACCAATTATTATGATACATGGGTATTATCCAGATCACAGATTAATGACTGGGTGTATGGAACCTTTATTTAAAGACGAAAGTAACTACAAAAGAATATATATTGATTTACCAGGCATGGGTAAATCAGAAAGTGCTGATTGGATTTCAAATTCTGATATTATGCTTGATGTAGTAATTGAATTTATTGAGAAGGCTGTGCCTAACGAAAAGTTTTTATTAGTAGGGGAATCTTATGGAGGATATATCTCTAGAGGCATAATTTATAAAATGCAGGATAGAATTGATGGTGTGGCATTAATTTGTCCACTTATAATACCAGAATATAAAGATAGAAATGTGCCTGAACATGTTGTTTTAGTAAAAGATTCAGAATTATTATCAAGATTGACATCAGATGAAGCGGAAGATTTTGAGAATAATGTAGTGGTTCAAAATGAAAAAATATATAAACGATATAAGGAAGAAATAATGTGTGGAGTAGAAATTGCAAACAGTGAATTTTTACAAAATATTATGAAAAATGGTGGATATGGATTTTCATTTGATGTAGATAAGTTAAGTGTAATTTATGATAAACCTTCAGTAATTTTATTGGGAAGACAAGATGATTGTGTAGGTTACAAAGATGCGTGGAAATTATTAGATAGTTTTCCTCGAGCAGCTTTTGCAGTATTAGATAAGGCAGGACATAATCTGCAAATAGAACAGGAAGATTTATTTAATTTACTAGTAAAAGAATGGCTTATCAGAGTTAAGGAAATGTAA
- a CDS encoding GNAT family N-acetyltransferase, which produces MLIREIQEKDNKQVELLIRTCLIEFGANKPGCAWSDPNLGCFYQVYINEKSNYWVVEEDGKIVAGCGIGPLENAEGVCELQKMYSLKEVRGTGIAQELLDISLEFARKHYKECYLETFDNMVAANKFYKKNGFIQLDKPLVETEHFACDVWYRKNL; this is translated from the coding sequence ATGCTAATAAGAGAAATACAAGAAAAAGATAATAAGCAAGTTGAATTGCTTATAAGAACTTGTTTAATAGAATTTGGGGCAAACAAACCTGGATGTGCTTGGTCTGATCCTAACTTAGGATGTTTTTATCAGGTTTATATAAACGAGAAATCTAATTATTGGGTTGTTGAAGAGGATGGTAAAATAGTAGCAGGTTGCGGCATAGGACCATTAGAAAATGCTGAAGGTGTATGTGAATTACAAAAGATGTATTCATTAAAAGAGGTAAGAGGTACTGGTATTGCGCAAGAGTTATTAGATATCTCATTAGAATTTGCTAGAAAGCATTATAAAGAATGTTACCTTGAAACTTTTGATAATATGGTAGCTGCGAATAAATTTTATAAAAAGAATGGATTTATACAATTAGATAAACCTTTAGTTGAAACTGAACACTTTGCTTGTGATGTTTGGTATAGAAAGAACTTATAA
- a CDS encoding MBL fold metallo-hydrolase, whose amino-acid sequence MEKIYMLGTGSAMVTKCYNTCFTLSKDDEHFLIDAGGGNTVLSNLEKLNISINHIHNMFISHNHNDHILGSVWVIRSVAQSILNGKYVGDLNIYCHDTSIEAIKTICSFVLQKKFLKLFDDRILFNKITNNYTTTILDRKITFFDIHSTKDLQYGFTTILANDKSLTFLGDEPYRDTVKNYCENVDYLLHEAFCLYSQKDIFKPYEKHHATAKDACKNAKELNVKNIILYHTEDKNLENRKELYIDEGKQEFNGNIYMPDDLDILEL is encoded by the coding sequence ATGGAAAAAATATATATGCTTGGAACAGGCTCTGCTATGGTTACAAAATGTTATAATACATGCTTTACTTTATCAAAAGATGATGAACATTTTCTTATTGATGCTGGCGGCGGAAATACTGTTCTATCAAATTTAGAAAAATTAAATATATCAATTAATCACATCCACAATATGTTTATATCACATAATCATAATGATCATATTTTAGGAAGTGTCTGGGTAATCAGATCTGTCGCTCAAAGTATACTAAACGGCAAATATGTCGGAGACTTAAATATCTATTGTCATGATACTTCCATAGAAGCAATTAAGACAATTTGCTCATTTGTTCTTCAAAAAAAGTTTTTAAAATTATTTGATGATAGGATACTATTCAACAAAATCACCAATAACTATACAACTACTATACTAGATAGAAAAATCACTTTTTTTGATATACATAGCACTAAAGATCTTCAATATGGATTTACAACCATATTAGCTAATGATAAATCATTAACATTTTTAGGTGATGAACCATATAGAGACACGGTAAAAAATTATTGTGAAAATGTAGATTATTTACTTCACGAAGCATTCTGTCTTTATTCTCAAAAAGATATATTTAAACCCTATGAAAAGCATCATGCTACTGCAAAAGATGCATGTAAAAATGCTAAAGAATTGAATGTAAAAAATATAATATTATATCATACAGAAGATAAGAACCTAGAGAACAGAAAAGAATTATACATAGATGAAGGAAAACAAGAATTCAATGGAAATATATATATGCCTGATGATTTAGATATACTAGAACTATAG
- a CDS encoding DUF1292 domain-containing protein: MEEKEVMSFKDEDGNKVDFEAIARIYLGEQGYLLLSPLDDNSNDMFAFRIDINEEGNEELNLVEDDREFEEIKKEYKKLLY, translated from the coding sequence TTGGAAGAAAAAGAAGTAATGTCATTTAAAGATGAGGATGGAAATAAAGTTGATTTTGAAGCTATAGCAAGGATTTATTTAGGGGAGCAGGGATATTTATTATTATCACCATTAGACGATAATAGTAATGATATGTTTGCTTTTAGAATAGATATAAATGAAGAAGGAAATGAAGAGTTAAATCTTGTTGAAGATGATAGGGAATTTGAAGAGATAAAGAAAGAATATAAAAAATTATTATACTAG
- a CDS encoding DUF896 domain-containing protein: MDIENSKIEDVVKEINSLYKISQERELTKDEKELQEKLRKRYIDNVKRNFRAQLDGIESKKRKKG, encoded by the coding sequence ATGGATATCGAAAATTCTAAGATTGAGGACGTTGTTAAGGAAATTAATTCATTATACAAAATAAGTCAAGAAAGAGAACTTACAAAGGATGAGAAAGAATTACAAGAAAAACTTAGAAAAAGGTATATAGATAATGTTAAAAGGAATTTTAGAGCTCAATTAGATGGGATAGAATCAAAAAAAAGAAAAAAGGGGTAA
- the hprK gene encoding HPr(Ser) kinase/phosphatase, which produces MGVLVKKLIADLNLEVLVEGKEDVEISVNDINRPGLQLAGFYNYFAPERIQVIGKAEWSFLDYMQIELRKKRVKKYFSFDINCLIITRGLEPHPEFIREAQKHNIWFVRSNLVTTQFISKTTIYLADKLAPETRLHGVLVDVSGIGILITGESGIGKSETALELIKRGHRLVTDDAVDIKDIDGQLIGRSPKITVGMLEVRGLGIIDVTTLYGLSSVVQEKEIRLVMHFEHWKDDNDYDRLGIDNEYMNILGINVKKLTVPIRPGRNIAVIIEAAAVNYRHALMSKITPVDVIESRMNDLND; this is translated from the coding sequence GTGGGAGTATTAGTCAAAAAGCTAATAGCTGATTTGAATTTGGAAGTGCTAGTTGAAGGAAAAGAAGATGTGGAGATTTCTGTAAATGATATAAATAGACCAGGACTACAACTTGCAGGCTTTTATAATTACTTTGCTCCAGAGAGAATACAGGTTATAGGTAAGGCAGAATGGAGCTTTCTAGATTATATGCAAATAGAACTTAGAAAAAAGAGAGTAAAGAAATACTTTAGCTTTGATATAAACTGCTTAATTATAACTAGAGGATTAGAACCACATCCGGAATTTATACGAGAAGCACAAAAACATAATATATGGTTTGTTAGAAGCAACTTGGTAACTACACAATTTATAAGTAAAACTACAATATATTTAGCAGATAAGCTTGCACCTGAAACTAGATTACATGGAGTTTTGGTGGATGTTTCCGGTATAGGTATATTAATTACAGGAGAAAGTGGAATAGGAAAAAGTGAAACAGCTTTAGAATTAATAAAAAGGGGACATAGACTTGTTACAGATGATGCTGTCGATATAAAGGATATAGATGGCCAGTTAATAGGAAGATCTCCTAAAATAACAGTAGGAATGTTAGAGGTTAGAGGGCTTGGAATTATTGATGTCACAACATTGTATGGATTAAGTTCCGTTGTTCAGGAGAAGGAAATAAGATTAGTTATGCATTTTGAACATTGGAAAGATGATAACGATTATGATAGATTGGGAATAGACAATGAATATATGAACATATTAGGTATAAATGTAAAAAAATTAACTGTTCCTATTAGGCCAGGAAGAAATATTGCAGTCATTATAGAAGCAGCGGCAGTTAATTACAGACATGCACTCATGTCAAAAATTACACCTGTAGATGTAATAGAAAGTAGGATGAATGATCTTAATGATTAA